A window from Haloarchaeobius amylolyticus encodes these proteins:
- a CDS encoding helix-turn-helix transcriptional regulator produces the protein MDRKLSKLRDSLDRVLTGFNETADPPDASPEQPAQPLEEPAGTSGVRHQEFFDRFEPETLETPNDVTQELGLLPEQFVTELLRAHGGKMRQQAFYEHTAWSSSSLSRLLKRMEREDSVVRIRAGREKVVYLPGTVPDHVE, from the coding sequence GTGGACCGGAAGCTCTCGAAGTTACGCGACAGTCTCGACCGGGTCCTCACCGGGTTCAACGAGACAGCCGACCCTCCCGACGCGAGCCCCGAACAACCAGCCCAGCCGCTCGAGGAACCGGCTGGAACCTCCGGGGTACGACACCAGGAGTTCTTCGATCGATTCGAGCCCGAGACCCTCGAGACGCCGAACGACGTCACGCAGGAACTCGGTCTGCTGCCCGAGCAGTTCGTCACCGAGTTGCTCCGTGCTCACGGCGGCAAGATGCGTCAGCAAGCGTTCTACGAGCACACGGCATGGTCGAGTTCCTCGCTCAGCCGACTCCTCAAACGGATGGAGCGCGAGGACTCGGTCGTCCGCATCAGGGCCGGCCGTGAGAAGGTCGTCTACCTGCCAGGGACCGTCCCTGACCACGTGGAGTGA
- a CDS encoding bacterio-opsin activator domain-containing protein: MKGHDSLTLLLIEDSAGDARYIQELLHDATELEVRANDAGRPDDPDKTVTADDWGPTLQHETRLQDGLDRLDDDPPDAVLLDLNLPDSRGLETVDGVREYDETVPIVVLTGVQDRDVGMEALKRGAEEYLVKGEINASLLVRSVHHAIERRAQERELEQQRDRLATLNSLNELVHEISHLAIGSTTREEVESLACEHLAAADLYDSAWFAEAGGTDDVVTARAQAGIDRAPAETLADEAAPTRDDDPVHPIFEAIRSRSVSVAQDVQGGNPWEERVREAGVRAVAAIPVVHEETAYGVVVLRASASDAFDSKERQVIGRLGEVLGHAINAINRKQALLGEEVVELQVQIPSVLDQIDVALPPGESITIDRTIPLGDGEFLQYGTVPADGVEVLHELVDRFDHHEAVEIDDPKAETSRFELRLSEPPVIWTVAEMGGRIARFTIEDGHFDITIHLPPGSDTRRVLDVFKAEYPDTTVVANRKTTRDSDPAQSLSSVVSDELTEKQRAALEAAFFSGFFESPRENSGVDIAESLDISPSTFHHHIRAGERKLLRTLVERS; encoded by the coding sequence ATGAAAGGCCACGACTCGCTCACGCTATTGCTCATCGAGGACAGCGCCGGCGACGCGCGCTACATCCAGGAACTGCTGCACGACGCCACGGAACTCGAGGTCCGTGCGAACGATGCGGGGAGACCGGACGACCCCGACAAGACCGTCACTGCCGACGACTGGGGTCCGACCCTGCAACACGAGACTCGGCTGCAGGACGGCCTCGACCGACTCGACGACGACCCGCCCGACGCGGTCCTCCTCGACCTCAACCTCCCCGACAGCAGGGGCCTCGAGACGGTAGATGGCGTCAGGGAATACGACGAGACCGTTCCCATCGTCGTGCTCACCGGCGTCCAGGACCGCGACGTCGGGATGGAGGCACTCAAGCGCGGCGCCGAGGAGTACCTCGTCAAGGGCGAGATCAACGCCAGCCTGCTCGTGCGCTCGGTCCATCACGCCATCGAGCGACGGGCCCAGGAGCGAGAACTCGAACAGCAACGCGACCGGCTGGCGACCCTGAACTCCCTGAACGAACTCGTCCACGAGATCTCCCACCTTGCCATCGGCTCGACAACCCGGGAGGAGGTCGAGTCCCTCGCCTGCGAACACCTCGCGGCGGCGGACCTCTACGACTCCGCCTGGTTCGCCGAGGCTGGCGGGACAGACGACGTGGTCACCGCCCGCGCCCAGGCTGGCATCGACCGTGCACCAGCCGAAACGCTGGCCGACGAGGCGGCACCCACCCGCGACGACGACCCGGTCCACCCGATATTCGAGGCCATCCGGAGCCGAAGCGTCTCTGTCGCACAGGACGTCCAGGGCGGGAACCCCTGGGAGGAGCGTGTCCGAGAGGCGGGCGTGCGGGCCGTCGCGGCCATCCCCGTCGTCCACGAGGAGACCGCCTACGGGGTGGTGGTCCTCCGGGCCAGCGCCTCCGACGCGTTCGATTCGAAAGAACGGCAGGTCATCGGTCGTCTCGGTGAGGTCCTCGGGCACGCCATCAACGCCATCAACCGGAAACAGGCGCTGCTGGGCGAGGAGGTCGTCGAACTCCAGGTACAGATTCCGAGCGTCCTCGACCAGATCGACGTGGCACTCCCACCCGGGGAGTCGATCACCATCGACCGGACCATCCCCCTCGGCGACGGCGAGTTCCTCCAGTACGGGACCGTCCCGGCCGACGGCGTCGAGGTGCTCCACGAGCTGGTCGACCGGTTCGACCACCACGAGGCGGTCGAGATCGACGACCCGAAGGCCGAGACCTCGCGCTTCGAGTTGCGCCTCAGCGAACCCCCGGTCATCTGGACCGTCGCCGAGATGGGCGGTCGCATCGCCCGGTTCACCATCGAAGACGGGCACTTCGACATCACCATCCACCTGCCACCGGGCTCGGATACCCGGCGCGTCCTCGACGTGTTCAAAGCGGAGTACCCGGACACGACCGTCGTCGCGAACAGGAAGACGACGCGAGACAGCGACCCGGCCCAGTCACTCTCGTCCGTCGTCTCCGACGAGTTGACCGAGAAACAGCGTGCCGCGCTCGAGGCCGCGTTCTTCTCCGGGTTCTTCGAATCGCCGCGCGAGAACTCCGGCGTCGACATCGCCGAGTCCCTCGACATCTCCCCCTCCACGTTCCATCACCACATCCGCGCCGGCGAACGCAAGTTACTCCGGACGCTCGTCGAACGCTCGTAG
- a CDS encoding response regulator, with translation MNHQDSDPIDILLVEDNPGDVRLTQEAFKEGKINNELHVVNDGEAALDYLYQRGDYADAVPPELVLLDLNLPRVDGLEVLEEVKSDPTLSQIPVVILTSSEAEEDIVKSYENHTNAYLTKPVSPDDFVELVRTLEEFWFELVKLPPTDD, from the coding sequence ATGAATCATCAAGACAGCGACCCGATCGACATCCTGCTCGTAGAAGACAACCCCGGCGACGTTCGCCTGACACAGGAGGCGTTCAAGGAGGGGAAGATCAACAACGAACTCCACGTCGTCAACGACGGCGAGGCGGCACTGGACTACCTTTACCAGCGTGGGGACTACGCCGACGCGGTGCCCCCAGAACTCGTCCTCCTCGACCTCAACCTCCCGCGGGTGGACGGACTGGAGGTCCTCGAAGAGGTCAAGTCGGACCCCACTCTCAGCCAGATACCCGTCGTCATCCTCACGAGCTCCGAAGCCGAGGAGGACATCGTCAAGAGCTACGAGAACCACACGAACGCATACCTGACCAAGCCGGTCAGTCCCGACGACTTCGTCGAACTGGTCAGGACGCTGGAGGAGTTCTGGTTCGAACTGGTGAAACTCCCACCGACAGACGACTGA
- a CDS encoding PAS domain S-box protein: MGTSGSGASDGLTTTLEWFVSDDANTPRTVEEVAASLDCSPETARERLESLERRGDLDSKVVGEETRLWWRPPDDQGRTWDRHRKILETMQDGVYAVDPDGYFTMVNDAYVELTGYSRSELLGSHASKVVDEETIERANDRETDLRAGTKETAMITADINTASGETVQAEATFSLLSDTDGVYERVGVVRDVSARIERERELEQYERIVETVDDGVYAVDDDGRFILANRAFCEMTGWDRDELLGRHAAAVYDDELTPEVEELEAQIHRGEQETATLELELHTSDGDRVPVESRFQEFPTGDGQGRCGIVRDITRRKREENQLRTLNETAKAFLRATTKEEVSEVIVEAAVNVLDVPGVGVYRYDECSDELYPGMASMAEGLMRDSLPRIPADDSTLTGHVFEGGEPRRFENILDVEYNDASTEETEMRGGVFVPMGDHGVLICGSREVDAFDEHLQHLIELLAANAEAAYESVERERELHEYERIVETVDDGVYVLDEAARFQRVNDAMVSMTRFDRAELLGSHASLVFGEKFDDIDAEAHDLFEDDGQDVAVFEERLHTAEQATITVESRFKQFDVEGGRGRVGVVRDITDRKEYEEDLETRARQQEAVSRLGRYALEQPDLDDLFQMASDLVTDVLDVDYCKVLDLDEDAEELLLRQGVGWRDGIVGEATVSAVEDDSQASYTLRTSGPVVVEDMATETRFSGPDLLTSHDVSSGISTVIGPYDDPWGILGTHDTEQRSYGDEDVTFVQSVSALLATAIERHTYRQEREEMVDALAESNERLEHFAYITSHDLQEPLRMVSNYLQLVESRYADDLDEDGQEFIEFAVDGANRMRDMVDDLLAYSRIDTEAESFEPTDTEAVVDRALQNLEMQIQDEDATVTVGSLPTVQADANQLEQVFQNLVSNALKYRHDERDPEVTIDASREGDEWVFAVEDNGIGIDPDMHDRIFEVFERLHTHDEYSGTGIGLALCQRIIDRHDGQIWVESDRDEGSTFKFTIPADGDLQ; the protein is encoded by the coding sequence ATGGGAACATCGGGGTCTGGGGCGAGCGACGGGCTCACAACAACCCTCGAGTGGTTCGTATCGGACGACGCGAACACCCCTCGAACGGTCGAGGAGGTCGCAGCGTCGCTGGACTGTTCACCTGAGACGGCCAGAGAGCGGCTCGAATCCCTGGAGCGTCGCGGCGACCTCGATTCGAAGGTCGTCGGTGAGGAGACGCGCCTCTGGTGGCGGCCCCCGGACGACCAGGGCCGGACCTGGGACCGCCACCGGAAGATCCTCGAGACGATGCAGGACGGCGTCTACGCGGTCGACCCGGACGGCTACTTCACGATGGTCAACGACGCCTACGTCGAGTTGACCGGGTACAGCCGTTCGGAACTCCTCGGGTCGCACGCCTCGAAGGTGGTCGACGAGGAGACCATCGAGCGAGCGAACGACCGGGAGACGGACCTCCGGGCCGGGACGAAGGAGACGGCGATGATAACGGCCGACATCAACACCGCGAGCGGCGAGACCGTCCAGGCCGAGGCGACCTTCTCGCTCCTGTCGGACACGGACGGCGTCTACGAGCGCGTCGGCGTGGTCAGGGACGTGAGCGCCCGCATCGAACGCGAGCGCGAGCTCGAACAGTACGAACGCATCGTCGAGACGGTCGACGACGGCGTCTACGCGGTCGACGACGATGGTCGGTTCATCCTCGCCAACCGGGCCTTCTGTGAGATGACCGGCTGGGACCGCGACGAACTCCTGGGCCGACACGCCGCAGCAGTCTACGACGACGAGCTGACCCCCGAGGTCGAGGAACTCGAAGCGCAGATCCACCGGGGCGAACAGGAGACGGCGACGCTGGAGCTGGAACTCCACACGAGCGACGGCGACCGGGTCCCGGTCGAGAGTCGGTTCCAGGAGTTCCCGACGGGAGACGGTCAAGGCCGGTGTGGCATCGTCCGAGACATCACCAGACGGAAGCGAGAAGAGAACCAGCTGCGGACGCTGAATGAGACGGCGAAGGCCTTCCTGCGAGCGACGACGAAAGAGGAGGTCAGCGAGGTCATCGTCGAGGCGGCCGTCAACGTCCTCGACGTCCCCGGCGTCGGCGTCTACCGCTACGACGAGTGCAGCGACGAACTCTACCCCGGTATGGCGTCGATGGCGGAAGGACTCATGCGAGATTCGCTCCCCCGGATCCCGGCCGACGACAGCACCCTCACCGGCCACGTGTTCGAGGGCGGCGAGCCACGGCGGTTCGAGAACATCCTCGACGTCGAGTACAACGACGCGTCGACCGAGGAGACCGAGATGCGAGGCGGCGTGTTCGTCCCGATGGGCGACCACGGCGTCCTCATCTGTGGCTCCCGGGAGGTCGACGCCTTCGACGAGCACCTCCAGCACCTGATCGAACTCCTCGCCGCGAACGCCGAGGCCGCCTACGAGAGCGTCGAGCGGGAACGCGAGTTGCACGAGTACGAACGCATCGTCGAGACGGTCGACGACGGCGTCTACGTCCTCGACGAAGCGGCCCGCTTCCAGCGCGTGAACGACGCGATGGTGTCGATGACGCGGTTCGACCGGGCCGAACTGCTCGGCAGTCACGCCTCGCTCGTCTTCGGCGAGAAGTTCGACGACATCGACGCCGAAGCCCACGACCTGTTCGAGGACGACGGACAGGACGTGGCCGTATTCGAAGAGCGCCTCCACACAGCCGAGCAGGCGACGATCACCGTCGAGAGCCGGTTCAAGCAGTTCGATGTCGAGGGCGGCCGCGGCCGCGTCGGGGTCGTCCGCGACATCACCGACCGCAAGGAGTACGAGGAGGACCTCGAGACGCGGGCTCGACAGCAGGAGGCCGTCTCGCGGCTGGGTCGATACGCGCTCGAGCAGCCGGACCTCGACGACCTGTTCCAGATGGCGAGCGACCTCGTCACCGACGTCCTCGACGTGGACTACTGCAAGGTGCTCGACCTCGACGAGGACGCGGAGGAACTCCTGTTGCGACAGGGCGTCGGCTGGCGCGACGGCATCGTCGGCGAGGCGACCGTCTCGGCCGTCGAAGACGATTCACAGGCGTCGTACACCCTGCGCACGAGCGGCCCCGTCGTGGTCGAGGACATGGCGACAGAGACGCGGTTCTCGGGCCCGGACCTGCTCACCTCCCACGACGTCTCCAGCGGCATCAGCACCGTTATCGGTCCCTACGACGACCCGTGGGGCATCCTCGGGACCCACGATACGGAACAACGCTCGTACGGCGACGAGGACGTGACGTTCGTCCAGAGCGTCTCGGCGCTGCTCGCGACCGCCATCGAGCGCCATACCTACCGGCAGGAGCGCGAGGAGATGGTCGACGCCCTGGCGGAGTCGAACGAACGCCTCGAACACTTCGCGTACATCACCTCCCACGACCTCCAGGAACCGCTCCGGATGGTCTCGAACTACCTCCAGCTCGTCGAGTCGCGCTACGCCGACGACCTCGACGAGGACGGCCAGGAGTTCATCGAGTTCGCCGTCGACGGCGCGAACCGGATGCGCGACATGGTCGACGACCTGCTGGCGTACTCGCGCATCGACACCGAGGCGGAGTCGTTCGAGCCCACGGATACCGAGGCGGTCGTCGACCGGGCACTCCAGAACCTCGAGATGCAGATACAGGACGAGGACGCGACGGTGACCGTCGGCTCGTTACCCACCGTGCAGGCCGACGCGAACCAGCTCGAACAGGTGTTCCAGAACCTCGTCTCGAACGCACTGAAGTACCGACACGACGAACGGGACCCGGAGGTGACCATCGATGCCAGCCGCGAGGGGGACGAGTGGGTGTTCGCCGTCGAGGACAACGGCATCGGCATCGACCCCGACATGCACGACAGAATATTCGAGGTGTTCGAGCGACTCCACACGCACGACGAGTATTCGGGCACCGGAATCGGGCTGGCGCTGTGCCAGCGCATCATCGACCGGCACGATGGCCAGATCTGGGTCGAGTCCGACCGGGACGAGGGCTCGACGTTCAAGTTCACCATCCCGGCCGACGGAGATCTTCAATGA
- a CDS encoding BtrH N-terminal domain-containing protein yields the protein MLTGFAHETGNHCGSTSLRDVSDFNEWGLSEPLCFGIGAGLGFSYIEREDSPTRQFVGRSPWLETGFYDHLGITFEERDGQPFDDAWTDIRTHLDAGRPVLLFVDIYYLEYFDSDVHFSPHVVVAVGHEDDTVLLADSEFDDVQRLPLDQLADSLDSDHGFFGPIRNHWLAPTGEEPTRPVANAIHDGIALTTKTMLEPESFSFSDASTSTGTHGLAGMRAFGRDLPDWQALPDATWCTRFAYQNVEKRGTGGGAFRGLFAPFLDEAAERTDLVTAELAAEAHEIASDWSDIGQSLKRAGLADEEDEAKAAYEEAGEQVLAVADREEELYRTLRDRL from the coding sequence ATGCTCACGGGTTTCGCACACGAGACGGGGAACCACTGCGGCTCTACCTCCCTGCGCGACGTGTCCGACTTCAACGAGTGGGGGCTCTCCGAACCGCTGTGTTTCGGCATCGGCGCCGGCCTCGGGTTCAGCTACATCGAGCGCGAGGACTCGCCGACGCGGCAGTTCGTCGGCCGGTCCCCCTGGCTCGAGACGGGCTTCTACGACCACCTCGGCATCACCTTCGAGGAACGCGACGGCCAGCCCTTCGACGACGCCTGGACCGACATCCGGACACATCTCGATGCGGGCCGGCCGGTCCTATTGTTCGTCGACATCTACTACCTCGAGTACTTCGACTCGGACGTCCACTTCAGCCCGCACGTCGTCGTCGCCGTCGGCCACGAGGACGACACCGTGTTGCTCGCAGACAGCGAGTTCGACGACGTCCAGCGCCTGCCCCTCGACCAGCTCGCCGACTCGCTCGACTCCGACCACGGCTTCTTCGGGCCGATCCGGAACCACTGGCTCGCGCCGACCGGGGAGGAGCCGACCCGGCCCGTCGCCAACGCCATCCACGACGGCATCGCGCTGACCACGAAGACGATGCTCGAACCCGAGTCGTTCTCGTTCTCGGACGCGAGCACGAGCACGGGCACGCACGGCCTGGCCGGGATGCGTGCGTTCGGGCGCGACCTCCCCGACTGGCAGGCCCTGCCCGACGCGACCTGGTGCACCCGCTTCGCCTACCAGAACGTCGAGAAGCGTGGAACCGGTGGCGGCGCCTTCCGCGGCCTGTTCGCTCCCTTCCTCGACGAGGCAGCCGAGCGAACCGACCTCGTGACCGCGGAACTCGCGGCGGAGGCCCACGAGATCGCGTCGGACTGGTCCGACATCGGCCAGAGCCTCAAACGGGCGGGCCTCGCGGACGAGGAGGACGAGGCCAAGGCGGCCTACGAGGAGGCGGGCGAGCAGGTGCTCGCGGTCGCCGACCGCGAAGAGGAACTCTACCGGACCCTGCGGGACCGGCTCTGA
- a CDS encoding MaoC/PaaZ C-terminal domain-containing protein produces MPIDPVCGMNVEEADAETARFDDRTYYFCSADCRDLFEKDPETFVSEPFPHLTRASGVTVPRVPYGRAKGTVELDITEPGTLAVGDSATFTKELTEADVRKFAEATGDTNALHLSDAFAAETRFGGRIVHGTLVSGLISAALACFPGLSIYLSESLEFKQPARIGETARATCEVLEVLGDDRYRLATRIENAAGEVLVDGTATILLDDLPAFAE; encoded by the coding sequence ATGCCCATCGACCCAGTCTGCGGGATGAACGTCGAGGAAGCGGACGCCGAGACAGCACGCTTCGATGACCGGACCTACTACTTCTGCTCGGCCGACTGTCGCGACCTCTTCGAGAAGGACCCCGAGACGTTCGTCAGCGAGCCCTTCCCGCACCTGACGCGCGCCAGTGGCGTGACGGTCCCGCGGGTTCCCTACGGTCGCGCGAAGGGGACGGTCGAACTCGACATCACGGAGCCGGGGACCCTCGCGGTCGGGGACAGTGCGACCTTCACGAAGGAACTGACCGAGGCTGACGTGCGGAAGTTCGCGGAGGCGACGGGGGACACCAACGCCCTGCACCTGAGCGACGCCTTCGCCGCGGAGACGCGGTTCGGGGGCCGCATCGTCCACGGGACGCTGGTCTCTGGGCTCATCAGCGCCGCACTCGCGTGTTTCCCCGGGCTGTCGATCTACCTCTCGGAGTCGCTGGAGTTCAAGCAGCCGGCGAGGATCGGCGAGACGGCGCGGGCGACCTGCGAGGTCCTGGAGGTGCTGGGGGACGACAGGTACCGGCTGGCCACTCGAATCGAGAACGCGGCCGGCGAGGTGCTGGTCGACGGGACCGCGACCATCCTGCTGGACGACCTTCCGGCGTTCGCGGAGTGA
- the gdhB gene encoding glutamate dehydrogenase GdhB: MAMQVTDDDPVEEPAHESALETARRQLREAATHVDVDPGVIERLRHPTRVVEVSVPLKRDDGTVEVFTGYRAQHDDVRGPYKGGLRYHPDVTAEECVGLSMWMTWKCAVMDLPFGGAKGGIVVNPKDLSTEEKERLTRRFAEEIRDEVGPSQDIPAPDMGTDAKTMAWFMDAYSMQQGETIPGVVTGKPPIIGGSYGREEAPGRSVAIIAREAMRYHDLDISDATVAVQGFGSVGANAARLLDDWGATVVAVSDVNGGLYDTTGLDTHAVPSHSEEAEGVMAQDAPNTITNEALLELDVDVLIPAAVGNVITRDNADRIQADIVVEGANGPTTSGADSILDERGVAVLPDILANAGGVTVSYFEWLQDINRRQWSEERVANELESEMLSAWDDVRAEVEAADVSWRDAAYIVALERIGKAKEARGLWP; encoded by the coding sequence ATGGCAATGCAGGTTACCGACGACGACCCAGTCGAGGAGCCCGCCCACGAGTCCGCACTCGAGACTGCCCGTCGACAGCTCCGCGAGGCTGCGACCCACGTCGACGTGGACCCGGGCGTCATCGAGCGACTCAGACACCCCACCCGCGTCGTGGAGGTCTCGGTCCCCCTGAAGCGCGACGACGGGACCGTCGAGGTGTTCACCGGGTATCGCGCCCAGCACGACGACGTCCGCGGCCCGTACAAGGGCGGCCTGCGCTACCATCCCGACGTGACGGCCGAGGAGTGCGTCGGGCTCTCGATGTGGATGACGTGGAAATGCGCCGTGATGGACCTCCCCTTCGGCGGCGCCAAGGGTGGCATCGTGGTCAACCCGAAGGACCTCTCCACCGAGGAGAAAGAGCGCCTGACCCGCCGGTTCGCCGAGGAGATCCGCGACGAGGTCGGCCCCAGTCAGGACATCCCCGCGCCCGACATGGGGACCGACGCGAAGACCATGGCGTGGTTCATGGACGCCTACTCGATGCAACAGGGCGAGACCATCCCCGGTGTCGTGACCGGGAAGCCCCCGATAATCGGCGGAAGCTACGGCCGCGAGGAAGCGCCGGGCCGGAGCGTGGCCATCATCGCCCGCGAGGCGATGCGCTACCACGACCTCGATATCTCGGACGCCACCGTCGCCGTCCAGGGCTTCGGGTCGGTCGGTGCCAACGCGGCCCGCCTGCTCGACGACTGGGGCGCGACCGTCGTGGCCGTCAGCGACGTGAACGGCGGCCTCTACGACACGACCGGGCTCGACACCCACGCGGTCCCCTCCCACAGCGAGGAGGCCGAGGGCGTGATGGCACAGGACGCCCCGAACACCATCACGAACGAGGCCCTCCTCGAACTCGACGTGGACGTGCTCATCCCGGCCGCCGTCGGGAACGTCATCACGAGGGACAACGCCGACCGCATCCAGGCCGACATCGTCGTCGAGGGCGCCAACGGCCCGACCACTTCGGGCGCAGATTCCATCCTCGACGAGCGCGGCGTCGCGGTGCTCCCGGACATCCTCGCGAACGCCGGCGGCGTGACCGTCTCGTACTTCGAGTGGCTGCAGGACATCAACCGGCGCCAGTGGTCCGAAGAGCGCGTCGCCAACGAACTCGAGTCCGAGATGCTCTCGGCCTGGGACGACGTCAGGGCCGAGGTCGAGGCCGCCGACGTGAGCTGGCGGGACGCCGCCTACATCGTCGCCCTCGAACGCATCGGGAAGGCCAAGGAAGCCCGCGGCCTCTGGCCCTGA
- a CDS encoding rubrerythrin-like domain-containing protein produces the protein MVRDAPDIAETTTAYECFSCSARVRDDSSPVECPECGGTMRNCGTPFE, from the coding sequence ATGGTTCGCGACGCACCCGACATCGCAGAGACGACGACCGCCTACGAATGTTTCAGCTGTAGCGCCCGCGTCCGGGACGACTCCTCGCCCGTCGAGTGCCCGGAGTGTGGCGGGACCATGCGCAACTGCGGCACCCCCTTCGAATAA